The Streptomyces sp. NBC_00440 genome contains a region encoding:
- a CDS encoding ABC transporter ATP-binding protein, whose amino-acid sequence MSTDTSPAIELRGASKVFRTPSGVPHTAVRDLDLTVGRGEFVAVVGPTGCGKSTTLTLVSGLEEPTEGEVLVAGEPVRGIGDKVGFVFQQDAVFPWRTVLSNVMAGPRFRGAPKAEAKERAREWLARVGLSAFEDRYPHQLSGGQRKRVALAATFVNDPEILLMDEPFSALDVQTRALMSDELLELCAGTGTSVVFVTHDLEESIALADRVVVMTAGPATVKQVFEIDLPRPRKVEAVRLEPRFVEIYREIWASLGEEVRITRERGAADAA is encoded by the coding sequence ATGAGCACAGACACGAGCCCCGCCATTGAGCTGCGGGGCGCCAGCAAGGTGTTCCGGACCCCGTCGGGGGTGCCGCACACCGCCGTGCGGGACTTGGATCTCACCGTCGGGCGCGGTGAGTTCGTCGCGGTCGTCGGCCCCACGGGCTGTGGCAAGTCGACCACGCTGACCCTGGTCAGCGGCCTGGAGGAGCCCACCGAGGGCGAGGTGCTGGTGGCCGGTGAGCCGGTCCGCGGCATCGGTGACAAGGTCGGATTCGTCTTCCAGCAGGACGCTGTCTTCCCCTGGCGGACCGTCCTGTCCAATGTGATGGCGGGCCCGCGCTTCCGCGGCGCACCGAAGGCCGAAGCCAAGGAGAGGGCCCGCGAGTGGCTGGCCCGTGTCGGCCTCTCCGCGTTCGAGGACCGCTACCCGCACCAGCTCTCCGGAGGCCAGCGAAAGCGGGTCGCGCTCGCCGCGACCTTTGTCAACGATCCCGAGATCCTGCTGATGGACGAGCCGTTCTCCGCGCTCGACGTCCAGACCAGGGCGCTGATGTCCGACGAACTCCTCGAACTCTGCGCGGGCACCGGTACCTCGGTCGTCTTCGTCACCCACGACCTGGAGGAGTCCATCGCGCTCGCCGACCGGGTGGTGGTGATGACGGCCGGCCCGGCGACCGTCAAACAGGTCTTCGAGATCGACCTGCCCAGGCCCCGCAAGGTCGAGGCCGTCCGGCTCGAACCACGGTTCGTCGAGATCTACCGCGAGATCTGGGCCTCGCTGGGCGAGGAAGTCCGTATCACCCGTGAGCGAGGTGCCGCTGATGCCGCCTGA
- a CDS encoding ABC transporter substrate-binding protein produces the protein MRSISRVSAVAVTGVLALTALTGCGGDSPSEGKDAGKIKIMVGGLDKVIYLPAMLTQRLGYFKDEGLDVSLLTEPAGVQAETALVSGDVQGTVGFYDHTLDLQSKGKHVESVVQFSHAPGEVEVVSNKAAGSLTGPKDFKGKKLGVTGLGSSTDFLTKYLAVRAGGQSSDFTPVAVGAGQTFIAALKQGSIQGGMTTDPTVANILDQKLGKVLIDMRTPEGSQAALGGPYPSSSLYMNADWVDGHKPAVQKLVNAFVKTLKWMSSHSPEEIAAKMPADYAQGGKSLYAQSIKATLPMFTKDGVMPANGPETVEKVLKAFNPNLKNATVDLSKTYTTEFAKKAH, from the coding sequence ATGCGCAGCATCAGCAGAGTGTCGGCAGTCGCGGTGACAGGTGTGCTGGCGCTGACCGCGCTCACCGGCTGCGGCGGCGATTCCCCGAGTGAGGGCAAGGACGCCGGCAAGATCAAGATCATGGTGGGCGGCCTGGACAAGGTCATCTATCTGCCCGCGATGCTCACCCAGCGGCTCGGCTACTTCAAGGACGAGGGCCTCGATGTCTCGCTGCTGACCGAGCCCGCGGGTGTCCAGGCCGAGACCGCACTGGTCTCCGGGGACGTCCAGGGCACCGTCGGCTTCTACGATCACACGCTCGATCTCCAGTCCAAGGGCAAGCACGTGGAGTCGGTGGTGCAGTTCTCGCATGCGCCCGGCGAGGTCGAGGTGGTCTCCAACAAGGCGGCTGGATCCCTCACCGGCCCCAAGGACTTCAAGGGCAAGAAGCTGGGTGTCACCGGCCTCGGCTCGTCCACCGACTTCCTCACCAAGTACCTGGCGGTCCGCGCGGGCGGGCAGAGCAGCGACTTCACACCCGTCGCGGTGGGCGCGGGGCAGACGTTCATCGCCGCGCTCAAGCAGGGATCGATCCAGGGCGGTATGACGACCGACCCGACGGTCGCGAACATCCTCGACCAGAAGCTCGGCAAGGTGCTCATCGACATGCGTACCCCCGAGGGCTCGCAGGCGGCGCTCGGCGGTCCCTACCCCTCGTCCAGCCTCTACATGAACGCCGACTGGGTCGACGGTCACAAGCCGGCGGTGCAGAAGCTGGTCAACGCGTTCGTGAAGACCCTGAAGTGGATGTCGTCGCACTCTCCCGAGGAGATCGCGGCGAAGATGCCGGCGGACTACGCGCAGGGCGGCAAGAGCCTCTACGCGCAGTCGATCAAGGCGACCCTGCCGATGTTCACCAAGGACGGGGTGATGCCGGCCAACGGCCCCGAGACGGTCGAGAAGGTGCTCAAGGCGTTCAACCCCAACCTCAAGAACGCCACGGTGGACCTGTCCAAGACGTACACGACGGAGTTCGCGAAGAAGGCCCATTAG
- a CDS encoding nucleoside deaminase, protein MAAAQTASATDVQHLHTAVTVARRAREAGNHPFGAVLAGPDGTILLEAENTVITERDATGHAETNLVRLSTAAYDAAFLRTCTLYTSTEPCAMCSGAIYWSGIGRVVYALGEDQLLAMTGADPENPTMALPCRDVFAAGQRELPVVGPVDMDGARAVHEGFWG, encoded by the coding sequence ATGGCCGCCGCCCAGACCGCCTCCGCCACCGACGTCCAGCACCTGCACACCGCAGTCACGGTCGCCCGGCGCGCCCGCGAGGCCGGTAACCACCCCTTCGGCGCGGTGCTCGCCGGCCCCGACGGCACGATCCTGCTGGAGGCGGAGAACACCGTCATCACCGAACGCGATGCCACCGGCCACGCCGAGACCAACCTGGTGCGCCTGTCCACCGCCGCATACGACGCGGCGTTCCTGCGCACCTGCACCCTCTACACCAGCACCGAGCCCTGCGCGATGTGCTCCGGCGCGATCTACTGGTCCGGCATCGGCCGCGTCGTCTACGCACTCGGCGAGGATCAGCTGCTCGCCATGACCGGAGCCGACCCGGAGAACCCCACCATGGCCCTGCCCTGCCGTGACGTCTTCGCAGCGGGCCAGCGCGAGCTGCCCGTCGTCGGCCCCGTCGACATGGACGGCGCGCGCGCCGTCCACGAGGGGTTCTGGGGCTGA
- a CDS encoding SRPBCC family protein gives MRLADGPHIECQIEIAAAPEQVWGLVSDIATSARHSPELQEVAWLDGVEGPAVGACFSGRNRNEGLGEWHTVSRIAELEEPRTFQWEVVYDHDRRDGDALAIWTYTLEPVAGGSGTRLQHGMRIGAARGPLQDFVEKHPEQEEEIIAGRLALLRNGIEATLAGVKAEAEA, from the coding sequence ATGCGTCTTGCCGATGGTCCGCACATCGAGTGCCAGATCGAGATCGCCGCTGCACCGGAGCAGGTGTGGGGGCTGGTGTCGGACATCGCGACCTCGGCCCGGCACAGTCCGGAACTGCAGGAGGTGGCGTGGCTGGACGGCGTCGAAGGTCCGGCCGTCGGCGCGTGTTTCTCCGGCCGCAACCGCAATGAAGGGCTGGGGGAGTGGCACACCGTCAGCCGCATCGCGGAGTTGGAGGAGCCTCGTACCTTCCAGTGGGAGGTCGTCTACGACCACGACCGGCGCGACGGTGACGCGCTGGCGATATGGACGTACACGCTGGAGCCGGTCGCGGGAGGGTCGGGCACCCGTCTGCAGCACGGCATGCGGATCGGGGCGGCCCGCGGCCCGCTGCAGGACTTCGTCGAGAAGCACCCGGAGCAGGAGGAAGAGATCATCGCCGGCCGCCTGGCGCTGCTGCGCAATGGCATCGAGGCGACGCTGGCCGGGGTCAAGGCCGAGGCGGAGGCGTAG
- a CDS encoding citrate/2-methylcitrate synthase, producing MSDQPAAAEPRRLTTREAADRLGVKPETLYAYVSRGQLGSRRAPGGRGSTFDAAEVEALAARGARREPQPSGADLAFRTGVTLIDPDADRYYFRGVDATELAGRYSYEEVAEWLWTGTLRPGTRFTAPPEALAAGQHAVAALPAHSTAMDRLRAAAVAASAADPLRFDLSPDAVLGTARALIPTLVGSLPPVAGAPGDAAAEAGAAGDAENDRDGADSDRTGLARGLWRRLTARTPDDSSLAVLEAALVLLIDHDLAASTLAARVAASARAHPYAVVSAGLGALEGPLHGAASGLAHRMLAEVLERGGAAPVVADHLRAGRRVPGLGHRLYRGEDPRAATLFALLDRVPAAGPALAAARDVVTTTARHTELHANVDLALAVLSVASGMRAEAGEAVFAVARTAGWIAHALEEYAEQPLRLRPSGHYNGPRPPRALPLPVPLP from the coding sequence ATGAGCGATCAACCAGCGGCAGCGGAACCCCGGCGGCTGACCACCAGGGAGGCGGCCGACCGGCTCGGAGTGAAACCGGAGACCCTGTACGCCTATGTCAGCCGCGGCCAGCTCGGCAGCCGCCGCGCACCGGGCGGCCGGGGCAGCACCTTCGACGCCGCCGAAGTCGAGGCGCTGGCCGCACGCGGCGCCCGGCGGGAGCCCCAGCCCTCCGGCGCCGACCTCGCCTTCCGCACCGGCGTGACACTGATCGACCCGGACGCCGACCGCTACTACTTCCGAGGGGTGGACGCGACCGAACTCGCCGGGCGGTACTCCTACGAGGAGGTGGCCGAATGGCTGTGGACCGGAACGCTCCGCCCCGGGACGCGGTTCACCGCTCCCCCCGAAGCGCTGGCGGCCGGGCAGCACGCGGTCGCGGCACTGCCCGCGCACAGCACGGCGATGGACCGGCTCCGGGCGGCGGCCGTCGCCGCGTCGGCTGCCGATCCGCTGCGTTTCGACCTCTCGCCCGACGCCGTACTGGGGACGGCACGCGCCCTGATCCCCACGCTGGTGGGCTCACTGCCACCCGTGGCAGGCGCACCGGGCGACGCTGCGGCGGAAGCCGGGGCAGCCGGAGACGCAGAGAATGACAGGGACGGGGCAGACAGCGACAGGACGGGGCTGGCGCGCGGGCTCTGGCGCCGGCTCACCGCACGCACACCTGACGACAGCTCACTGGCCGTACTGGAGGCGGCTCTTGTGCTGCTCATCGACCACGACCTGGCGGCGTCCACGCTGGCGGCACGCGTCGCGGCATCCGCCCGCGCACACCCGTACGCCGTCGTCTCCGCCGGGCTCGGCGCGCTGGAGGGCCCCCTGCACGGCGCGGCCAGCGGACTGGCCCACCGGATGCTGGCGGAGGTGCTGGAGCGGGGCGGGGCGGCCCCGGTCGTCGCCGACCATCTGCGGGCCGGGCGGCGGGTACCGGGGCTCGGGCACCGGCTCTACCGGGGCGAGGACCCCCGGGCCGCGACGCTCTTCGCGCTGCTCGACCGGGTCCCCGCGGCCGGTCCTGCGCTCGCCGCCGCCCGCGACGTGGTGACGACGACGGCCCGCCACACCGAGCTGCACGCCAACGTCGATCTGGCACTCGCCGTGCTCTCGGTGGCCTCGGGAATGCGCGCCGAGGCGGGGGAAGCGGTGTTCGCCGTCGCCAGGACGGCGGGCTGGATCGCCCATGCCCTTGAGGAGTACGCGGAACAGCCGCTGCGACTGCGCCCGAGCGGCCATTACAATGGTCCGCGCCCACCACGTGCCCTGCCCCTGCCCGTACCCCTGCCGTGA
- a CDS encoding solute symporter family protein, whose product MTTQHQTLALLLFSVFVAATLAITTWVGRNRHGSAEEFYVGGRLFSPMENGFAIAGDYMSAASFLGISGLIALFGYDGMLYSVGFLVAWLVVLLLVAELVRNCGRFTLADVVAARMSEHPVRIAVGSSSVTVSVLYLVAQMVGAGSLVSLLLGGNSGAAQAWAVIGVGALMVIYVTLGGMRATTWIQIVKAVLLMTGSILLTVLVLVRFHGDFNLLLNSAAHRSGHGMKFLAPGLKYGGDWTSRIDFISLGLALVLGTAGLPHILSRFYTVPTARAARRSVVWSIGLIGGFYLMTIVLGFGAAALVGSDQVRASNPAGNTAVPLLALEVGGGAESTGGTVLFAVVAAVAFATILAVVAGITLASSASVAHDLYATLTRRSAKQRSEVAVARVAAAGIGAVAIGLSLLAKDLNVAFLVGLAFAVAASANLPVLLFSLFWRNFTTRGAVWSVYGGLIPAVVLVVLSPVVSGSPTSLFPGVDFQFFPLENPGLLSIPLGFLAGWLGTVTSSEPPDAARHAETEVRSLTGAGAV is encoded by the coding sequence ATCACGACGCAGCACCAGACCCTGGCGCTGCTGCTGTTCAGCGTCTTTGTCGCGGCCACCCTCGCGATCACCACCTGGGTGGGCCGCAACCGGCATGGTTCCGCAGAGGAGTTCTACGTCGGCGGGCGCCTCTTCTCCCCGATGGAGAACGGTTTCGCCATCGCCGGCGACTACATGTCGGCGGCGTCCTTCCTCGGTATCTCGGGACTGATCGCGCTCTTCGGCTACGACGGCATGCTCTACTCGGTCGGTTTCCTCGTCGCCTGGCTGGTCGTTCTGCTTCTGGTGGCAGAACTGGTGCGCAACTGCGGCCGGTTCACGCTCGCCGATGTCGTGGCTGCCCGGATGAGCGAACACCCGGTCCGGATCGCGGTGGGCTCGTCATCCGTCACGGTGTCGGTGCTGTATCTGGTGGCGCAGATGGTCGGTGCCGGAAGCCTCGTCTCGCTCCTGCTGGGCGGGAACAGCGGCGCGGCCCAGGCCTGGGCCGTGATCGGTGTCGGGGCGCTGATGGTGATCTATGTGACGCTCGGCGGGATGCGGGCCACCACCTGGATCCAGATCGTGAAAGCCGTCCTGCTGATGACAGGATCGATCCTGCTCACGGTGCTCGTCCTGGTGCGCTTCCACGGAGACTTCAACCTGCTGCTCAACTCCGCCGCGCACCGCAGCGGCCACGGCATGAAGTTCCTGGCTCCCGGACTCAAGTACGGCGGAGACTGGACCTCCCGTATCGACTTCATCAGCCTCGGCCTGGCGCTGGTCCTCGGAACGGCCGGGCTGCCGCACATCCTGTCGCGCTTCTACACCGTGCCCACCGCCCGCGCCGCCCGCCGTTCCGTCGTCTGGTCGATCGGGCTCATCGGGGGCTTCTATCTGATGACGATCGTGCTCGGCTTCGGTGCGGCCGCGCTCGTCGGCTCCGACCAGGTACGGGCGTCGAACCCGGCGGGGAACACCGCGGTACCGCTGCTCGCTCTGGAGGTCGGCGGGGGAGCGGAGTCCACCGGGGGGACGGTCCTCTTCGCCGTGGTCGCCGCCGTGGCCTTCGCCACCATCCTCGCCGTCGTCGCAGGGATCACGCTGGCCTCGTCGGCCTCGGTCGCCCACGATCTCTACGCGACCCTCACACGCCGCAGCGCCAAGCAGCGCAGCGAGGTGGCCGTCGCCCGGGTCGCGGCGGCCGGGATCGGTGCCGTGGCCATCGGGCTCAGTCTGCTGGCGAAGGACCTGAACGTCGCGTTCCTGGTAGGGCTGGCCTTCGCCGTCGCGGCATCGGCCAATCTCCCCGTGCTGCTCTTCTCGCTGTTCTGGCGGAACTTCACCACGCGCGGCGCGGTCTGGTCGGTGTACGGGGGGCTCATCCCCGCAGTCGTCCTGGTGGTCCTCTCGCCGGTCGTCTCCGGGAGCCCCACCTCGCTCTTCCCCGGCGTGGACTTCCAGTTCTTCCCCCTGGAGAATCCGGGCCTGCTCTCCATCCCCCTCGGATTCCTCGCGGGCTGGCTCGGCACGGTCACCTCGTCCGAACCGCCGGACGCCGCCCGGCACGCCGAGACGGAGGTGCGGTCACTGACCGGCGCCGGGGCCGTCTGA
- a CDS encoding ABC transporter permease — MPPETEPVPGGTTTLPSVGPTATPDKRTGRTEERQRAARNRRAVVYVSRALLLIAVVALWEILARAKVIDPFNFSMPSKIWDQIREWALHGTAQGSLWEQIWYTMYEALLGWVIGVIAGVVLGITLGRIRFLSDVLGPYIKVLNAIPRIVLAPVFLIWFGLGPASKVASAVVLVFFPVFFNAFQGAREVDRNLVANARILGASNRRVTFQVVIPSATSWIFTSLHVSFGFALIGAIVGEYIGATKGLGLLVSASQGTFNAAGVYAAMVILAVVALITEGLLTFAERRLFRWRPVDAGSER, encoded by the coding sequence ATGCCGCCTGAGACCGAACCCGTGCCGGGTGGCACGACCACCCTGCCGTCCGTCGGCCCGACGGCCACCCCCGACAAGCGGACCGGCCGGACCGAGGAGCGTCAGCGGGCCGCACGCAACCGCCGCGCGGTGGTGTACGTGAGCCGTGCGCTGCTGCTGATCGCGGTGGTCGCCCTCTGGGAGATCCTGGCCCGCGCCAAGGTCATCGACCCCTTCAACTTCTCGATGCCGTCGAAGATCTGGGACCAGATCCGGGAGTGGGCGCTGCACGGCACCGCTCAGGGATCCCTCTGGGAACAGATCTGGTACACGATGTACGAGGCGCTGCTCGGCTGGGTCATCGGTGTGATCGCCGGTGTGGTCCTGGGTATCACTCTCGGCCGCATCCGGTTCCTCTCCGATGTGCTCGGCCCGTACATCAAGGTCCTCAACGCCATTCCGCGTATCGTGCTGGCGCCGGTCTTCCTCATCTGGTTCGGTCTCGGCCCGGCCTCGAAGGTCGCATCCGCCGTGGTGCTGGTCTTCTTCCCCGTCTTCTTCAACGCCTTCCAGGGCGCCAGGGAAGTCGACCGCAACCTGGTCGCCAACGCGCGGATCCTCGGCGCGAGCAACCGGCGTGTCACCTTCCAGGTGGTCATCCCCTCCGCCACCTCCTGGATCTTCACCAGCCTTCATGTCAGCTTCGGCTTCGCCCTCATCGGCGCGATCGTGGGCGAGTACATCGGCGCGACCAAGGGCCTCGGACTGCTGGTGTCCGCCTCTCAGGGAACCTTCAACGCCGCCGGTGTGTACGCGGCGATGGTGATCCTCGCGGTCGTCGCCCTGATCACCGAAGGACTGCTCACCTTCGCCGAGCGGCGGCTGTTCCGATGGCGGCCGGTGGATGCCGGGAGCGAGCGCTGA
- a CDS encoding response regulator has product MIDVLVVDDDFRVAEINAAYVGKVPGFRVAARAHSAAQAMAALERERIDLVLLDHYLPDETGLSLVRRMRELGHHTDVIMVTAAGDVATVQAAMRHGALHYLVKPFTFSVLRSRLEGYAALRRTVSRVGGSGQCAGQEQVDRIFGALRTTGPAASSGLPSGHSVPTSDLIREVLTGARQPLSAHQVAARTGLSRSTAQRYLRQLEQTGRLRLTLKYGDTGRPEHRYAWAAPGSDGPGAGQ; this is encoded by the coding sequence ATGATTGATGTCCTGGTGGTCGATGACGACTTCCGTGTCGCTGAGATCAACGCTGCGTACGTGGGGAAGGTTCCCGGATTCCGCGTCGCGGCCCGTGCGCACAGCGCCGCCCAGGCCATGGCCGCACTGGAGCGCGAACGCATCGATCTGGTCCTGCTCGACCACTATCTGCCGGACGAGACGGGACTCTCACTGGTCCGGCGGATGCGCGAACTGGGCCACCACACCGACGTGATCATGGTGACCGCGGCCGGCGACGTGGCGACCGTGCAGGCAGCCATGCGCCATGGCGCCCTGCACTACCTGGTCAAACCGTTCACCTTCTCGGTGCTGCGTTCCCGGCTGGAGGGCTACGCGGCGCTGCGGCGCACGGTCAGCCGCGTCGGAGGCAGCGGGCAGTGCGCGGGGCAGGAACAGGTCGACCGGATCTTCGGCGCGCTGCGGACCACCGGGCCCGCCGCGTCATCGGGCCTGCCGAGCGGGCACTCCGTACCGACTTCCGACCTGATCCGCGAGGTCCTGACGGGCGCCCGGCAACCGCTGTCGGCGCACCAGGTGGCCGCCCGGACGGGGCTGAGCCGCTCCACCGCACAGCGCTACCTGCGGCAGCTGGAGCAGACGGGGCGGCTCAGACTGACCCTGAAGTACGGGGACACGGGGCGGCCCGAGCATCGCTACGCCTGGGCCGCGCCCGGATCAGACGGCCCCGGCGCCGGTCAGTGA
- a CDS encoding TetR/AcrR family transcriptional regulator, whose protein sequence is MGKREEVRRRTFAEILETAGRMAEAEGWQAVTIRRIATEIGYSAPVIYQHFPSKEAVLRTLLERGNTDLLERMRAAVADEPASRGPHLAAAAYLEFARSRPGLYQLMSGGPGTDVDASTRRAAAADVLVFTQQIIHAWAAETGAGPYCTEDACDLLWSALHGLAGIGAIEDVGFDRAQHLAGQAVSALLGYWSGPPTHPQERRPTVDRPADRGET, encoded by the coding sequence GTGGGGAAGCGGGAAGAGGTGCGTCGGCGGACGTTCGCCGAAATTCTGGAAACCGCCGGCCGGATGGCGGAGGCGGAGGGCTGGCAGGCCGTGACGATCCGGCGGATCGCCACCGAGATCGGCTACAGCGCGCCAGTGATCTACCAGCACTTCCCGAGCAAGGAAGCCGTCCTGCGGACGCTGCTGGAGCGGGGCAACACGGACCTGCTGGAGCGGATGCGGGCTGCGGTCGCCGACGAACCGGCTTCGCGGGGGCCGCACTTGGCGGCAGCCGCGTATCTGGAGTTCGCTCGATCGCGACCGGGGCTGTACCAGCTCATGTCGGGCGGGCCCGGCACGGACGTCGACGCCTCAACCCGCCGCGCGGCCGCCGCCGACGTGCTCGTCTTCACCCAGCAGATCATTCACGCGTGGGCGGCCGAGACCGGAGCCGGACCGTACTGCACCGAGGACGCCTGCGATCTGCTGTGGAGCGCGCTGCACGGCCTCGCAGGTATCGGGGCGATCGAGGACGTCGGATTCGACCGTGCCCAACACCTCGCAGGTCAGGCCGTGTCGGCGCTGCTCGGCTACTGGTCAGGACCGCCCACGCACCCGCAAGAGCGCCGCCCGACCGTCGACCGCCCGGCAGACAGGGGAGAGACATGA
- a CDS encoding Dabb family protein, translated as MIYHHNRFAFKETVTAEQREEALDSLRNQGESIEAVERYVVGRDVGGEFEYGAVFVLRDLDGYDEYLRAPSHARTDRIGLPLLETFVSYDTTDSGDPDIAQKIAELHARRYADDPVLTQLVTDLPSYTGSSAPVG; from the coding sequence ATGATCTATCACCACAACCGTTTCGCGTTCAAGGAGACCGTTACCGCCGAGCAGCGGGAGGAGGCTCTCGACAGCCTGCGCAACCAGGGCGAGTCCATCGAAGCGGTCGAGCGGTACGTCGTCGGCAGGGATGTCGGCGGCGAGTTCGAGTACGGCGCCGTCTTCGTTCTCAGGGACCTCGACGGGTACGACGAGTATCTGAGGGCGCCCTCACACGCCCGGACCGACCGGATCGGCTTGCCGCTGCTCGAAACGTTCGTCTCCTACGACACCACCGACAGCGGTGACCCCGATATCGCCCAGAAGATCGCCGAACTCCACGCACGCCGCTACGCGGACGACCCGGTCCTCACCCAGCTGGTCACGGATCTGCCCTCCTACACCGGGAGCAGCGCACCGGTGGGCTGA
- a CDS encoding sensor histidine kinase, whose translation MNTGHPWKRRIGLPRRVFSQVLLMQLTIAGGVLVLATGLFLRPLGAQLDDQAMRRALAIAETTASPRLAAELLASRPTPGGPVQAEAERIRHATHAEYIVVMDLHGIRWSHTTRSEIGRPVSTSAKAPLSGREVMQIDSGTLGRSARGKVPLRDSHHRIVGAVSVGIRYDSVRAHLLAAIPGLLAYAGGALAAGALAAYLISRRLQRQMHDLAFSDISGLLAEREAMLHGIREGVVALDGGGRIRLMNDEAQRLLDLGPEIIGLPLTEALGEGRTTDVLAGRVTGEDLLAVRGRRVLVANRMPTDDGGAVATLRDRTELERLGRELDSTRGLIDALRAQDHEHANRMHTLLGLLELEMHDEAAEFITEVVGVHRTTAEQITEKIHDPLLAALLVGKATVAAERGVTLHLTPETLLPDGLVDPQGLVTIVGNLVDNALDAVSGSVGARVEVELLTEGHTAVLRVCDTGDGIPEEQHELIFTEGWSTKKPPAHGKRGLGLPLVRRLAERQGGSAGVGAGADGGAEFTVVLPEALTGQRTAAQESAV comes from the coding sequence ATGAACACCGGACACCCCTGGAAACGTCGCATCGGACTGCCCCGACGGGTGTTCTCCCAGGTGCTGCTGATGCAGCTGACCATCGCCGGCGGCGTACTCGTCCTGGCCACCGGCCTCTTCCTGCGCCCCCTCGGCGCGCAGCTGGACGACCAGGCCATGCGCCGCGCCCTCGCGATCGCCGAGACCACCGCCTCGCCCCGGCTCGCGGCGGAACTTCTCGCCTCGCGGCCGACACCCGGCGGCCCCGTCCAGGCCGAGGCCGAACGCATCCGGCACGCCACCCACGCCGAGTACATCGTGGTCATGGACCTGCACGGAATCAGGTGGTCGCACACCACCCGCTCCGAGATCGGCCGCCCAGTGTCCACCAGCGCCAAGGCGCCGCTGTCCGGCCGCGAGGTGATGCAGATCGACAGCGGCACCCTCGGCCGGTCCGCCCGCGGCAAGGTCCCGCTGCGCGACAGCCACCACCGGATCGTCGGCGCGGTGTCGGTCGGCATCAGGTACGACAGCGTGCGCGCTCATCTGCTCGCGGCGATCCCGGGGCTCCTCGCGTACGCCGGCGGTGCGCTCGCCGCCGGGGCGCTGGCCGCGTATCTGATCTCCCGAAGGCTCCAGCGGCAGATGCACGACCTCGCGTTCTCCGACATCTCGGGACTGCTCGCCGAGCGTGAGGCGATGCTGCACGGGATCCGCGAGGGCGTCGTCGCACTGGACGGCGGCGGCAGGATCCGGCTCATGAACGACGAAGCCCAGCGACTGCTGGACCTCGGCCCCGAGATCATCGGGCTCCCCCTCACCGAGGCGCTGGGCGAGGGGCGCACCACCGATGTGCTGGCGGGCCGGGTCACGGGTGAGGACCTGCTGGCGGTACGCGGCCGCCGCGTCCTGGTCGCCAACCGGATGCCCACCGACGACGGAGGCGCCGTGGCCACTCTCCGCGACCGGACCGAGCTGGAGCGGCTGGGCCGTGAACTCGACTCCACCCGCGGGCTGATCGATGCCCTGCGTGCCCAGGACCACGAGCACGCCAACCGGATGCACACACTTCTCGGCCTCCTCGAACTGGAGATGCACGACGAGGCCGCTGAGTTCATCACCGAGGTGGTCGGGGTGCACCGCACCACCGCCGAGCAGATCACCGAGAAGATCCATGATCCGCTGCTGGCGGCCCTGCTGGTCGGCAAGGCCACCGTGGCGGCGGAGCGCGGGGTCACCCTGCACCTCACCCCGGAAACGCTGCTGCCCGACGGGCTTGTCGACCCGCAGGGACTGGTGACGATCGTGGGCAATCTGGTGGACAACGCCCTGGACGCGGTGTCCGGTTCAGTCGGCGCGCGGGTGGAGGTCGAGCTGCTCACCGAGGGCCATACGGCCGTTCTGCGGGTCTGCGACACCGGCGATGGGATACCGGAGGAGCAGCATGAGCTGATCTTCACCGAGGGCTGGTCGACCAAGAAGCCGCCCGCGCACGGCAAACGCGGGCTGGGGCTGCCGCTGGTGCGCAGACTCGCCGAGCGGCAGGGCGGCAGCGCCGGGGTCGGGGCCGGCGCCGACGGTGGGGCCGAGTTCACCGTCGTACTCCCGGAGGCGCTGACCGGGCAGCGGACGGCAGCACAGGAGTCGGCCGTCTGA
- a CDS encoding DUF485 domain-containing protein translates to MEKDDGLDAAEVRLDDPWYDALASGWGESDGTGVPVAVPAQAAPERGRSAADIYLEVQSSSAFQEVRSRYRRFVVPAVCAFFVWYLAYVVMATAAPGFMARPVAGAVNVAMLAGLGQFLSTFLLTWAYTRHARLRRDRAALDLRWDTQELTRGISR, encoded by the coding sequence GTGGAGAAGGACGACGGGCTCGACGCCGCTGAGGTGCGGTTGGACGACCCCTGGTACGACGCGTTGGCCTCCGGCTGGGGCGAGTCGGACGGCACCGGTGTTCCCGTGGCCGTACCGGCGCAGGCCGCCCCGGAGCGGGGACGCAGCGCGGCCGACATCTACCTGGAAGTACAGAGCAGCTCCGCCTTCCAGGAAGTGCGCAGCCGCTACCGGAGGTTCGTCGTCCCCGCGGTGTGCGCGTTCTTCGTCTGGTACCTCGCGTATGTCGTCATGGCCACGGCCGCACCGGGGTTCATGGCGCGCCCGGTGGCCGGAGCGGTGAATGTGGCGATGCTGGCGGGGCTCGGGCAGTTCCTCTCCACCTTCCTGCTCACCTGGGCATACACCCGTCACGCGCGGCTGCGCAGGGACCGGGCGGCGCTCGATCTCCGCTGGGACACACAGGAATTGACACGAGGGATCAGCCGTTGA